A section of the Thauera chlorobenzoica genome encodes:
- a CDS encoding bestrophin family protein, protein MIVRPRPHWVRLLFVRRGSLLRRILSQQLFVFFLACAVVLAHGELFHWKVTLTSAPFSLMGVALAIFLGFRINTSYDRYWEARKLWGHVLVGARNLARQALTLSGDGSSVHARPFVLGLIAFAASMRNELRGRPAADGLGNLLPAEVLARMPAARSAPNLILLWLGAWLRARREAGELTPMLAQHMEASLDRLAETLGGCERIANTPLPFTYSVILHRSCYLYCMLLPFGLVDSIGWMTPLVVAFVSYTFFALEALSDEIEEPFGTMANDLALDAIVAGVDASLREMLGEIPPPPPRPDAEFILT, encoded by the coding sequence GTGATCGTTCGTCCCCGCCCGCACTGGGTGCGCCTGCTGTTCGTGCGCCGCGGCTCGCTGCTGCGGCGCATCCTGTCGCAGCAGCTGTTCGTGTTCTTTCTCGCCTGCGCGGTCGTGCTCGCGCACGGCGAGCTGTTCCACTGGAAGGTCACGCTGACTTCGGCGCCGTTCTCGCTGATGGGGGTGGCGCTGGCGATCTTCCTCGGTTTTCGCATCAACACCAGCTACGACCGTTACTGGGAAGCGCGCAAGCTGTGGGGCCACGTGCTGGTCGGGGCACGCAACCTGGCCCGCCAGGCGCTGACCCTGAGCGGAGACGGCAGCAGCGTGCACGCGCGTCCTTTCGTCCTCGGCCTGATCGCCTTCGCCGCCTCGATGCGCAACGAATTGCGCGGCCGCCCCGCGGCCGACGGGCTGGGAAACCTGCTGCCGGCCGAAGTGCTCGCGCGCATGCCCGCCGCGCGCTCGGCGCCCAACCTCATCCTGCTGTGGCTCGGCGCCTGGCTGCGCGCGCGCCGCGAGGCCGGCGAGCTGACGCCGATGCTGGCGCAGCACATGGAAGCTTCGCTCGACCGCCTGGCGGAGACGCTCGGCGGCTGCGAGCGCATCGCCAACACGCCGCTGCCGTTCACCTACTCGGTGATCCTGCACCGCAGCTGCTACCTGTACTGCATGCTGCTGCCGTTCGGCCTGGTCGATTCGATCGGCTGGATGACGCCGCTGGTGGTGGCCTTCGTGTCCTACACCTTCTTCGCTCTCGAAGCCTTGAGCGACGAAATCGAGGAGCCGTTCGGCACCATGGCCAACGACCTCGCCCTCGACGCGATCGTCGCCGGAGTCGACGCCAGCCTGCGCGAGATGCTCGGCGAAATCCCGCCGCCGCCGCCGCGACCGGATGCCGAGTTCATCCTGACCTGA
- a CDS encoding Zn-ribbon domain-containing OB-fold protein, producing MSEQKTNKKPEKKPDITFFHPDLLEAPADGRAPYLKGYRCKKCGQLDFPKLSPCPSCWGEEFEVVPLSRRGKLYSFSDNFIGQAGMKTPYSFGYIDLPENLRIFAQLEGAPGSFRCDDEVELTVGPVRDNRDGVPLISYKFRKI from the coding sequence ATGTCAGAGCAAAAGACGAACAAGAAGCCGGAAAAGAAGCCGGATATCACGTTCTTCCACCCGGATCTTCTCGAGGCGCCCGCCGACGGCCGTGCGCCCTATCTCAAGGGCTACCGCTGCAAGAAATGCGGACAGCTGGATTTCCCGAAACTGAGCCCGTGCCCGAGCTGCTGGGGCGAGGAGTTCGAGGTCGTGCCGCTCAGCCGCCGCGGCAAGCTCTACAGCTTCAGCGACAACTTCATCGGCCAGGCGGGAATGAAGACCCCCTATTCGTTCGGCTATATCGACCTGCCCGAGAATCTGCGGATCTTCGCCCAGCTCGAAGGCGCGCCGGGCAGCTTCCGCTGCGACGACGAGGTCGAGTTGACGGTCGGGCCGGTGCGCGACAACCGCGACGGTGTGCCGCTGATCAGCTACAAGTTCCGCAAGATCTAA
- a CDS encoding thiolase family protein has product MKLERKVYIAGVGETKFGRHEVDFDVLGRAAALEALKASNIDRPTMVQSAYVGNGTNGMVTGQTVLKDLGMCGHLPIINVESACSAGGMAIHLAVRDVALGLADVAIGIGCENHTLHMAQGTAFATAMSDIETVHGAVMTGKYAMRAQRYMYETGATAEDLAMITVKNRRHATNNPYAWFKGEISIEEVVNSRVVASPLTLQQCCGIADGAGAVVVCSEEMVKKLGIKKPIRVAGSVVRSGPYHNRPRDITGDDITEETAHQLYEESGIGPEDVNIVELHDAFTIAELLYYECLGLCPKGEGLKFLRDGNATHGGKCVVSPRGGMLSYGHPIGASGAAQIAASVKQMRNQCPGYQVEPVPRVAMTHVTGGGLSGTEHAACTMHMLVSDW; this is encoded by the coding sequence ATGAAACTGGAGCGCAAGGTCTATATCGCCGGGGTCGGCGAGACGAAATTCGGTCGGCATGAAGTCGATTTCGACGTGCTGGGTCGGGCGGCGGCACTGGAGGCGTTGAAGGCGTCGAACATCGACCGTCCGACGATGGTGCAGAGCGCCTATGTCGGCAACGGCACCAACGGCATGGTCACCGGGCAGACCGTGCTCAAGGATCTGGGCATGTGCGGCCACCTGCCGATCATCAACGTCGAGAGCGCCTGCTCGGCGGGCGGCATGGCGATCCATCTGGCGGTGCGCGATGTGGCGCTGGGGCTCGCCGACGTGGCGATCGGCATCGGCTGCGAGAACCATACGCTGCACATGGCGCAGGGCACCGCGTTCGCGACCGCGATGTCGGATATCGAGACGGTGCATGGCGCGGTGATGACCGGCAAGTACGCGATGCGCGCCCAGCGTTACATGTACGAGACCGGCGCTACCGCCGAGGATCTGGCGATGATCACGGTGAAGAACCGCCGCCACGCCACCAACAACCCCTATGCCTGGTTCAAGGGCGAGATCTCGATCGAGGAGGTGGTGAATTCGCGCGTCGTCGCCTCGCCGCTGACGCTGCAGCAGTGCTGCGGCATCGCCGACGGTGCCGGCGCGGTCGTGGTGTGCTCGGAAGAGATGGTGAAGAAGCTCGGCATCAAGAAGCCGATCCGGGTCGCCGGCTCGGTCGTGCGCTCGGGGCCGTACCACAACCGTCCGCGTGACATCACCGGCGACGACATCACCGAGGAGACCGCGCATCAGCTCTACGAGGAGTCGGGCATCGGCCCCGAGGACGTGAATATCGTCGAACTGCACGATGCCTTCACGATCGCCGAACTGCTGTACTACGAATGCCTCGGCCTGTGTCCGAAAGGCGAGGGGCTCAAGTTCCTGCGCGACGGCAACGCGACCCACGGCGGCAAATGCGTCGTCAGCCCGCGCGGCGGCATGCTGTCGTACGGCCATCCGATCGGCGCTTCGGGCGCGGCGCAGATTGCCGCCAGCGTCAAGCAGATGCGCAACCAGTGCCCCGGCTACCAGGTCGAGCCGGTGCCGCGGGTGGCGATGACGCACGTGACCGGCGGCGGCTTGTCGGGCACGGAACACGCGGCATGCACGATGCACATGCTGGTAAGCGACTGGTAA
- a CDS encoding SDR family NAD(P)-dependent oxidoreductase: MALIVNADDAVGEAVALRLAGSGVQLALAGADAGRLDKLASQLAGKGATVMAVATAAVEAGAIRDSVAQVKARYGRIDVLVHNESALAAKPLPEISDADVGAALDTGLAAPFHYLRAVVPGMREAGFGRVVNISDLRYLGLANTSSVAAARSGLFGLTRALALESARDGVTVNTVVMGDVDSETTPAAEREKLAGGIPVKRLGTPADIANAVGFLAADSSKYVTGQTLFVCGGKSAYFSMSI; the protein is encoded by the coding sequence GTGGCGCTGATCGTCAATGCCGACGATGCGGTCGGCGAGGCGGTCGCGCTGCGGCTCGCCGGGTCCGGCGTGCAGCTCGCGCTCGCCGGCGCGGACGCAGGCCGGCTCGACAAGCTCGCGTCGCAGCTGGCCGGAAAAGGGGCGACGGTGATGGCCGTGGCCACGGCTGCGGTCGAGGCGGGCGCGATCCGCGACAGCGTGGCGCAGGTGAAGGCGCGCTACGGGCGGATCGACGTCCTGGTGCATAACGAAAGTGCGCTCGCGGCGAAGCCGCTGCCGGAGATTTCCGACGCCGATGTCGGTGCCGCGCTCGACACCGGTCTGGCGGCGCCGTTCCACTACCTGCGTGCGGTCGTTCCGGGCATGCGCGAGGCTGGCTTCGGGCGCGTGGTCAATATCAGCGACCTCCGCTACCTCGGGCTCGCCAATACCTCCAGCGTCGCCGCCGCGCGTTCCGGCCTGTTCGGGCTGACGCGGGCGCTCGCGCTCGAATCGGCGCGTGACGGGGTCACGGTCAACACCGTCGTCATGGGCGATGTCGACAGCGAGACGACGCCGGCGGCCGAGCGCGAAAAGCTTGCCGGCGGCATTCCGGTGAAACGGCTGGGCACGCCCGCCGATATCGCCAACGCCGTCGGCTTTCTTGCGGCCGACAGCTCGAAGTACGTCACCGGGCAGACGCTGTTCGTCTGCGGTGGCAAGAGCGCGTACTTTTCGATGTCGATTTGA
- a CDS encoding SDR family NAD(P)-dependent oxidoreductase, translating to MGIQNRVALITGSASGMGKQTALRFAEQGAAVVINDIDAEKVRATVDEFSARGHRVLGAVADIGNKAAVDGMVKQTIDAFGRIDILVNNAGMERAGALRKLSEADWDVTINVNLKGTFLCTQAVHGHMVENKHGRIVNIASRAWLGGAGQTPYSSAKAGVVGMTRALAIELGRAGITVNCVAPGLIHTPMWDELPEKDQQFLLSRQPTGKLGEPDDIANTLLFLADDDSGFVTGQVLYVCGGRSLFAG from the coding sequence ATGGGAATTCAGAACAGGGTCGCACTGATCACCGGTTCGGCCAGCGGCATGGGCAAGCAGACGGCGCTGCGCTTCGCCGAGCAGGGCGCGGCGGTGGTGATCAACGACATCGACGCCGAGAAGGTGCGGGCGACGGTCGATGAGTTCAGCGCGCGGGGGCATCGCGTGCTGGGCGCGGTTGCCGACATCGGCAACAAGGCGGCGGTCGACGGCATGGTGAAGCAGACGATCGACGCATTCGGCCGCATCGATATTCTGGTCAATAACGCTGGCATGGAGCGTGCGGGCGCGTTGCGCAAGCTCAGCGAGGCGGACTGGGACGTCACGATCAACGTCAACCTGAAGGGCACCTTTCTGTGCACGCAGGCGGTGCATGGGCACATGGTCGAGAACAAGCACGGGCGCATCGTCAACATCGCCTCCCGTGCCTGGCTCGGCGGCGCCGGCCAGACGCCGTACTCGTCCGCCAAGGCGGGCGTCGTCGGCATGACGCGCGCACTGGCGATCGAGCTCGGCCGCGCCGGGATCACGGTGAATTGTGTCGCGCCGGGCTTGATCCACACCCCGATGTGGGACGAGCTGCCGGAGAAGGATCAGCAGTTCCTGCTCTCGCGCCAGCCCACCGGCAAGCTCGGCGAGCCCGACGACATCGCTAACACGCTCCTCTTCCTCGCCGACGACGACAGCGGTTTCGTCACCGGCCAGGTGCTCTATGTGTGCGGCGGACGGAGCCTGTTCGCGGGCTGA
- a CDS encoding CaiB/BaiF CoA transferase family protein produces the protein MGQDFSRFRVVDMTGELGPYTAKMFAGLGADVIHVESPAGDPLRRVGPWFRNQPGVQASLPYLYYNAGKRGFAVDLEHEAGREVFRTLCSGADLLVESCRPGYLDGLGLSYEELSRDNARLVQTSVTPFGRTGPLAAYPGSDLTCSALSGFLWLAGIDGDKPVRAPDNQAYRMAEAYAAVGSAIALFSAQRTGKGQLVDVACIEAEAMALENAAQFWDLEGKIRRGRGREAGSATLHPCADGYIALVAIMGRNKDMWTPFVRWMEAEGVEEWPLFDDDKWIDYAYRTSEEGYTTFCRVFERYTRSRSKAELYEIGQRFNVAVTPVSDGRDLLANPQLAHREFWQTQFNDTLGADITYPGAPYEFGELQWQLGRNAPRIGEHTREILVECGYPAFEIDNLLRMGAVYAEQH, from the coding sequence ATGGGACAGGATTTTTCCCGATTCAGGGTGGTGGATATGACCGGCGAACTCGGCCCCTACACGGCCAAGATGTTCGCCGGGCTGGGCGCCGACGTGATCCATGTGGAGTCGCCCGCGGGCGACCCGCTGCGCCGCGTCGGCCCCTGGTTCCGCAACCAGCCCGGCGTGCAGGCGAGCCTGCCGTACCTCTATTACAACGCGGGCAAGCGTGGCTTTGCGGTCGATCTCGAACACGAGGCGGGACGTGAAGTGTTCCGCACGTTGTGCAGCGGCGCCGACCTGCTCGTCGAAAGCTGCCGCCCCGGCTATCTCGACGGGCTCGGCCTGTCGTATGAAGAACTGAGCCGCGACAATGCCCGCCTGGTGCAGACCTCGGTCACGCCGTTCGGGCGCACCGGGCCGCTCGCGGCCTACCCCGGTTCGGATCTGACCTGCTCGGCGCTGAGCGGCTTTCTCTGGCTCGCTGGCATCGACGGCGACAAGCCGGTGCGCGCCCCCGACAACCAGGCCTACCGGATGGCCGAGGCGTACGCGGCGGTCGGCAGCGCGATCGCGCTGTTCAGCGCGCAGCGCACCGGCAAAGGCCAACTGGTCGACGTCGCCTGCATCGAGGCCGAGGCGATGGCGCTGGAGAACGCCGCGCAGTTCTGGGACCTCGAGGGCAAGATCCGGCGCGGGCGCGGGCGCGAGGCCGGCAGCGCGACCTTGCATCCGTGCGCCGACGGCTATATCGCGCTGGTCGCGATCATGGGGCGCAACAAGGACATGTGGACGCCCTTCGTGCGCTGGATGGAGGCCGAGGGCGTCGAGGAGTGGCCGCTTTTCGACGATGACAAGTGGATCGATTACGCGTACCGGACTTCGGAGGAGGGCTATACGACCTTCTGCCGCGTCTTCGAGCGCTATACGCGAAGCCGCAGCAAGGCCGAGCTGTACGAGATCGGGCAACGCTTCAACGTCGCGGTGACGCCGGTCAGCGATGGCCGCGATCTGCTCGCCAACCCGCAGCTCGCGCACCGCGAATTCTGGCAGACGCAGTTCAACGACACGCTCGGGGCGGACATCACCTATCCCGGTGCGCCGTACGAATTCGGCGAGCTGCAGTGGCAGCTCGGTCGCAATGCGCCGCGGATCGGCGAGCACACGCGGGAAATCCTCGTCGAGTGCGGCTACCCGGCGTTCGAAATCGACAACCTGTTGCGGATGGGGGCGGTGTATGCCGAACAGCATTGA
- a CDS encoding CaiB/BaiF CoA transferase family protein, which translates to MPNSIERALEGIVVCDFSWVGAGPIATSVLAQCGADVIKIESVKRPDTLRRGEPFKDGIGTGLDRSGYFAARNANKRDIALDMSHPRAREVAVRLIEKSDIVINNFRVGQMEKWKLGWEDVQKINPRAIYVTMSMQGIDGPHSRYMGYGVNLNALCGLTARAGFPGQAPFGTGTNYTDHVMVPTHTLFGIMAALLEREATGRGQTVSLSQLESAICMTPSAPMAFAANGEALGPQGYGDPEAAPHGVYTTLGYRKWIAIAVFDDAQWATLRRVMGNPPWAEDERFATIEMRRRHAAELDERIEGWTATQYGDWLMEALLKAGVAAGEVRDAREAIEDEHLRRRGFWAYLDHPEVGVTLYNRAPIVFSRTPVEMKSAAPSIGQHTREVLGGMLGYSHGEIEDLAAQQVLV; encoded by the coding sequence ATGCCGAACAGCATTGAACGTGCCCTGGAGGGCATCGTGGTGTGCGATTTCTCGTGGGTCGGCGCCGGTCCGATCGCCACCAGCGTGCTGGCGCAGTGCGGCGCGGACGTGATCAAGATCGAAAGCGTCAAGCGCCCGGACACCCTGCGCCGGGGCGAGCCGTTCAAGGACGGCATCGGCACGGGGCTGGACCGCAGCGGCTACTTTGCCGCGCGCAACGCCAACAAACGTGACATCGCGCTCGACATGAGCCATCCGCGGGCGCGCGAGGTCGCGGTGCGGCTGATCGAGAAAAGCGACATCGTGATCAACAACTTCCGTGTCGGCCAGATGGAGAAGTGGAAGCTCGGCTGGGAGGACGTGCAGAAGATCAACCCGCGCGCGATCTACGTGACGATGAGCATGCAGGGTATCGACGGGCCGCACAGCCGTTACATGGGCTACGGCGTGAACCTCAACGCGCTGTGCGGGCTGACCGCGCGCGCCGGTTTCCCCGGCCAGGCGCCGTTCGGCACCGGCACCAACTATACCGACCATGTGATGGTGCCGACGCACACGCTGTTCGGGATCATGGCGGCGCTGCTCGAACGCGAGGCGACCGGGCGCGGCCAGACGGTCAGCCTGTCGCAGCTCGAATCGGCGATCTGCATGACCCCGAGCGCGCCGATGGCCTTCGCCGCCAACGGCGAGGCGCTCGGGCCGCAGGGTTACGGCGACCCCGAGGCCGCGCCGCACGGCGTCTATACCACGCTCGGCTACCGCAAATGGATCGCGATCGCGGTGTTCGACGACGCGCAGTGGGCGACGCTGCGCCGCGTCATGGGCAACCCGCCGTGGGCCGAGGACGAGCGCTTCGCGACGATCGAAATGCGCCGCCGGCACGCGGCCGAACTCGACGAGCGCATCGAGGGCTGGACCGCCACCCAGTACGGCGACTGGCTGATGGAGGCGCTGCTGAAGGCGGGGGTGGCGGCGGGCGAGGTGCGCGACGCGCGCGAGGCGATCGAGGACGAGCATCTGCGCCGGCGCGGCTTCTGGGCCTACCTCGATCACCCCGAGGTCGGCGTCACGCTCTACAACCGCGCGCCGATCGTGTTCTCGCGCACGCCGGTCGAGATGAAGAGCGCGGCGCCGTCGATCGGGCAACACACTCGCGAGGTGCTCGGCGGGATGCTGGGTTATTCGCACGGGGAAATCGAGGATCTGGCCGCTCAGCAGGTGCTGGTGTGA
- a CDS encoding acyl-CoA dehydrogenase family protein codes for MDFSLSEEQTMLKEVARRFTANELMPLEKVLLEREMRMWTDGYTLLPEADHARLMKITQEMGFWGIEVDEKLGGQGLGMFAKTLVVEEMSKSLIGFSHHGFTLPPDAPNLYYLEECGSPAQRDKYVRRYCRGEIDSAMMATEPGAGSDISGLTTTAVRENGQWVINGSKIFISKCDKDELFFICIAVTDKEAPTKRRFTAFILDKDTPGLRIGAEIPVIGAMPTWSVYLDNVRVGDEAVLGEVGDAFIPLQNRFGVRRIELAAHCTGMAERLIQMMIDQANLRKTFGVALADRQTVQNWIADSTIELEQVRLQLYFTAWKSDQGHKDLRLEAASLKIAATEMLTRVADRAIQLHGGLGLSREMGIEYVARMVRIWRVVEGASEIHRMSIAKKLLTDGRTYSPFVAA; via the coding sequence ATGGATTTTTCCTTATCCGAAGAACAGACGATGCTCAAGGAGGTGGCCCGCCGGTTCACCGCCAACGAGCTGATGCCGCTGGAAAAGGTCCTGCTCGAGCGGGAAATGCGGATGTGGACCGACGGCTACACGCTGCTGCCGGAGGCCGATCATGCGCGGCTGATGAAGATCACCCAGGAGATGGGCTTCTGGGGCATCGAGGTCGACGAGAAGCTCGGCGGCCAGGGGCTCGGCATGTTCGCTAAGACCTTGGTCGTCGAGGAAATGTCGAAGTCCTTGATCGGCTTCTCGCATCACGGCTTCACGCTGCCGCCCGACGCTCCCAATCTCTATTACCTCGAAGAATGCGGCTCCCCGGCGCAGCGCGACAAGTACGTGCGCCGCTACTGCCGCGGCGAGATCGACTCCGCGATGATGGCCACCGAACCGGGCGCGGGCTCCGACATCAGCGGCCTGACGACGACCGCGGTGCGCGAGAACGGCCAGTGGGTGATCAACGGCTCGAAGATCTTCATCAGCAAGTGCGACAAGGACGAACTGTTCTTCATCTGCATCGCGGTCACCGACAAGGAGGCCCCGACCAAGCGCCGCTTCACCGCGTTCATCCTCGACAAGGACACGCCGGGGCTGCGTATCGGCGCCGAGATTCCGGTGATCGGCGCGATGCCGACCTGGTCGGTGTATCTCGACAATGTCCGGGTCGGCGATGAAGCCGTGCTCGGCGAGGTCGGCGACGCCTTCATTCCGCTGCAGAACCGCTTCGGCGTGCGCCGGATCGAACTCGCAGCGCATTGCACCGGCATGGCCGAGCGGCTGATCCAGATGATGATCGACCAGGCCAACCTGCGGAAAACCTTCGGTGTGGCCCTCGCCGACCGCCAGACAGTGCAGAACTGGATCGCCGATTCGACCATCGAGCTCGAGCAGGTGCGGCTGCAGCTTTATTTCACTGCGTGGAAGTCGGATCAGGGGCACAAGGACCTGCGGCTCGAAGCGGCGTCGCTGAAGATCGCCGCGACCGAAATGCTCACCCGCGTCGCCGACCGCGCGATCCAGCTCCACGGCGGGCTGGGTCTGTCGCGCGAGATGGGCATCGAATACGTCGCGCGCATGGTTCGCATCTGGCGCGTCGTCGAAGGCGCCTCGGAAATCCACCGCATGTCGATCGCGAAGAAGCTGCTGACCGACGGCAGGACCTACAGCCCGTTCGTTGCCGCCTGA
- a CDS encoding enoyl-CoA hydratase/isomerase family protein: protein MPVTLEVSNHVAYVTLNRPEAMNSLDPESTADLTEIWARVRTDPDIRVAVLTGAGEKSFCTGTDMKKSPPPTECMAATYLRDGQPILPHMKMWKPIIAAINGYAVGGGLEIALACDLRIASTNAKFGLTEVKVASLAGLNGTQALPRAIPQAVAMKMLLTGEMISAEEALRYGLVSDVVEPSALADLARSYAEKIASAAPLSVQATKQAAVLGKDMPLEHGILYSHLLWGVLRDTEDRKEGFKAFGERRAPAFRGA, encoded by the coding sequence ATGCCGGTAACGCTGGAAGTATCGAACCACGTCGCCTACGTGACCTTGAACCGTCCGGAAGCGATGAATTCGCTCGACCCGGAATCGACCGCCGACCTCACTGAAATCTGGGCGCGTGTGCGCACCGATCCGGACATCCGTGTCGCGGTGCTGACCGGCGCCGGCGAGAAATCGTTTTGCACCGGCACCGACATGAAAAAATCGCCACCGCCCACCGAGTGCATGGCCGCGACCTATCTGCGCGACGGCCAGCCGATCCTGCCGCACATGAAGATGTGGAAGCCGATCATTGCCGCGATCAACGGCTACGCGGTCGGCGGCGGGCTCGAGATCGCGCTTGCCTGCGACCTGCGCATCGCTTCCACGAACGCCAAATTCGGCCTCACCGAAGTCAAGGTCGCGAGCCTCGCCGGCCTCAACGGCACGCAGGCGCTGCCGCGCGCCATTCCGCAGGCGGTGGCGATGAAGATGTTGCTCACCGGCGAGATGATCAGCGCCGAAGAGGCGCTGCGCTATGGGCTGGTCAGCGACGTCGTCGAGCCGTCGGCACTCGCCGATCTCGCCCGCAGCTATGCGGAGAAGATCGCCAGCGCGGCGCCCTTGAGCGTGCAGGCGACCAAGCAGGCCGCGGTGCTCGGCAAGGACATGCCGCTCGAGCACGGCATCCTGTACTCGCACCTGCTGTGGGGCGTGCTGCGTGACACCGAAGACCGCAAGGAAGGCTTCAAGGCCTTCGGCGAACGGCGCGCGCCGGCATTCCGCGGCGCCTGA
- a CDS encoding YbhB/YbcL family Raf kinase inhibitor-like protein — protein MRLTSSFDDNRPLPEIHALAVADPETHFRLGANRSPGFTWDAPPAGTRSFVLVCHDPDVPSRFDHINRDDVVIPESMPRVDFFHWVLVDLPATCRGVNEGEFSDGVVARGKPGPATRHGARHGVNDFTRGFAQDPQMAGDYFGYDGPCPPWNDERVHRYVFTLYAVDLERCPVEGKFTGPDVLRAIEGHVLGKTSLTGRYTLNPRCNAG, from the coding sequence ATGCGTCTGACGAGCAGTTTCGACGACAACCGGCCACTGCCGGAAATCCACGCCTTGGCGGTGGCCGATCCGGAGACGCACTTCCGCCTCGGCGCCAACCGCAGCCCCGGCTTTACCTGGGACGCGCCGCCTGCGGGCACGCGCTCGTTCGTCCTCGTGTGCCACGACCCGGACGTGCCGAGCCGTTTCGACCATATCAACCGCGACGACGTCGTGATTCCGGAGTCGATGCCGCGGGTCGATTTCTTTCACTGGGTGCTCGTCGATCTTCCCGCCACCTGTCGTGGCGTCAATGAAGGCGAATTCTCCGACGGTGTCGTGGCGCGCGGAAAACCGGGTCCCGCAACCCGCCATGGCGCGCGCCACGGCGTCAACGATTTCACCCGCGGCTTCGCCCAGGACCCGCAGATGGCCGGCGACTACTTCGGCTACGACGGCCCGTGCCCGCCGTGGAACGACGAGCGCGTGCACCGCTACGTGTTCACGCTCTACGCCGTCGATCTCGAGCGCTGCCCGGTGGAGGGGAAATTCACCGGCCCCGACGTGCTGCGCGCGATCGAGGGGCATGTGCTCGGCAAAACGTCGCTGACGGGGCGGTATACGCTCAATCCGCGGTGCAATGCCGGCTGA
- a CDS encoding Txe/YoeB family addiction module toxin translates to MKLIFAEAAWEDYLHWQQQDRRMVERINKLIRETQREPFSGIGKPEPLKHALAGFWSRRITDEHRMVYRIAGDALLIAQLRYHY, encoded by the coding sequence ATGAAGTTGATCTTCGCCGAGGCCGCTTGGGAAGATTACCTTCATTGGCAGCAACAAGACCGGCGCATGGTGGAGCGGATCAACAAGCTCATTCGCGAAACTCAGCGTGAACCTTTTTCCGGTATCGGCAAACCTGAACCGCTCAAACACGCCCTGGCGGGATTTTGGTCCAGGCGGATTACCGACGAGCATCGGATGGTGTACAGAATCGCCGGCGACGCGTTGCTGATCGCTCAGTTGCGCTACCACTACTGA
- a CDS encoding type II toxin-antitoxin system Phd/YefM family antitoxin, whose amino-acid sequence MDAISYTAARANLASTMDRVCNDHEPLIITRSGQASVVMLSLDDFQALEETAYLLRSPENARRLLGAIAELNAGGGNERELDE is encoded by the coding sequence ATGGACGCCATTTCCTACACCGCAGCCCGGGCCAATCTGGCCAGTACGATGGACCGCGTCTGCAACGACCACGAGCCGCTGATCATTACCCGTAGCGGGCAAGCCTCGGTCGTCATGCTTTCCCTCGACGACTTCCAGGCCCTCGAGGAAACCGCCTACCTGTTGCGCAGCCCCGAGAATGCGCGCCGCCTGCTCGGCGCCATAGCCGAACTCAATGCCGGCGGAGGCAACGAGCGGGAACTCGACGAATGA